Part of the Deltaproteobacteria bacterium genome, TCGAAGGTCCCGGGCAGGGCGCTGCGCGCCTCGAAGGCGGCGGTCGCGTCGGCCGGGTCTCCCACCACGTCCTGGCTCACCACCAGCGCCGGCGCGAAGGCGATGGTGACCTCGGGGTCGGCGCTCTCCAGGGAGACCGGCCGGCTGTGGGCAGGGTTCCCGCACTCGTCGAGGGCCACCACCTCCAGGAGGGCGGGGCTCGCTCCGTCGGCAGGCACCGCCACGCTCGGCGCCACCAGGCCGATGGTCGCCGGATCGACGTCCTCACAGACGAAGCGGATCTGCGGGATGGTCGAGAGCAGCACCCCGTCGACGGTGAGGCGCACCGAGACCGGGGTCGGGCTGCAGCGGTTCGAGCCGACCTCGATCCGGTAGATGGGCTCGCCCGAGGGGTTGACGCCCTCGCGCACCTGCCCGGCGATCAGGAAGGGCGGGTTCTCCTGCACGATGATGGTCCGCCCGGGGGGCAGCGCGTTTCCGGCGTTGTCCTGCGGGACGATCGTCACCTCGGCGAAGATGCCCTGGCTCGCGCAGGCGCGGCCGGAGAGGGGTGAGGTCACCGGGGAGGCCGGATCCACGTCGGCCACGTTGCAGGCGAGGGCGACGTTGAGGGTGGAGACCACGCTGCCGTCGACCAGCGCCTCGAGCCGCGTCGAGCTGCTGGAGCAGTCGGCGCCCTGGGTGGTGAGGGTGGTCTCGTAGCTGCCGTCGCCGTTGTCGGTCACCGAGCCGATCGTCCCGATGACGCTCGTGAAGGTCACCGTCTGGCCGCTGCCGAGCAGGTTGGCGCAGGTGTCCCTCGGCGAGAAGGTGAGGGTCGCGACGTCGAGCCCGGTCACCACCGTCGGGTGGGAGGAGAAGAAGGTCGAGGCGGCGGTGGAGGGCGCGCCGGCCGCGAGGTCGACGGGCACGCTCAGGTTCGGCCAGCCGGCCGGGTCGGGGACGACGAGCAGCTCTCCGCTCCCCGGCGCGGAGGCGCTCAGGGTGAAGCGCACCGTGCCGTTCACGAGGGTGCCCACCTGGGCGATGGCCGGCAGCGGCGTTCCCCCGGAGAGGGTGCTGCCGATGAGCTGGGTGCTCGCCGGCAGGTTGAGCAGGGTGGCGGTGATCCCGGCCGAGTCCTTGGCGGGATCGAGGATCTTCCTGCCGTCCGCGTCCTCGATCTGCACGTCGTAGGTCGCGCTGGTCGGGGGGCAGACCACCACCGGCGGCGCCAGGGCCGGCGTGCCCAGCTGCACCGGATCGGGCGAGGGGATCGTGCCCCACCAGAGGTCGTCCAGCCCGGTGCTCCCGTCGTGACCGCCGAAGATCAGGATCCCGCCCCGGGAGGGGGCCGCGGCCATCGCGTGGCCCGCGCGAGCGGGGGGCGGCGTGCTCGGGGAGAAGAGGCTCCAGTCGGCCGCCTCGAAGACATGCGTCGGGCCGCGCACCGTCAGGGTGGGGAAGGTCGTCGCGCCGCCGAAGTGCACCGGCACGTAGCTCCACTCGTCGAGGGCCATCCCGCCGTCGAAGACACCCGGAGGCTCCAGGGTCGGCGACGCCCCGACCCAGGTGCCGGCGCCCGGATCGTAGCGCCAGGTCTCGGCGAGGTCCTGGGTGGCGTCCCGCCCACCGTGGAGGAGCACGCCCGCGGTGGGCAGCGAGGCCATGCTCGCCCCCTCCCTCGCCGGCGGGCTCGCGCCCGGCGAGAGCGGCGTCCAGGTCCCGGCTGCGGCGTCGCCCTCCCAGGTGTCGGCCAGCGGGCCGGCCGCGCCGAGGCCGCCGTGGAGGATCAGCCGCCCGCTCTGCCGCTCGTAGGCCATCGCGGCGCCGGAGCGGGCGGTCGGCCCCGTGCCGATGGCGATCTCGGTCCAGGTCATCGTCGCCGGGCTCCAGCGCCAGGTGTCGGCGAGCAGCGCGCCAGCCGCGTCGGCGCCGCCGTGGAGGACGATGGTCCCGTCGCTGCCCACGGTGCTGATGCTCGCGCGCCTGCGAGCCGGCGGCGCGCTGGCCCGCAGCGGCCGGTCGGACCAGGCCCAGGTCGTCGCGTCGAGGAGCCAGGTGCGGGCGAGGGGAAAGCCTCCCTGGGTGTCGCCCCCGAAGAGGAGGAAGCGGTCGTTGGTCGCGTCGTAGGCCATCGCCGCCTCGGTCCGGGCCAGGGGCCCCAAGGGACCCGGCGTCGGGAGCGCGTAGCCGATCGTGCCGCCCAGAGACCAGTCGAGGATCTCGCTGCTCCGCCCGGCTGCCGTGACCCCACCGAAGACCATGAGGGAGCCCACCACCGGATCCAGGGCCGCCCCGGCGGCGGCCCGGGCGGCGGGCAGCGGGGCGACCGCCCCCGAGGCCAGCACCCAGTCGCCCACCGAGAACTCCCAGTACCAGAGGTCGTCGAGGAGGCCGCCGCCGACCTCCCCACCGTAGAGCCAGGCGCCGGTGGCGTCGACGGCCATCACCGCGTCCTGGCGCGCGCCGGGGGAGGTGGCCGGCGTCACCTGGCGCCAGAGCCGGGTGGTGGGGCTGTAGGCCCACATCGCCGCGGACTCCGCCCCGCCGGCCTCGCCGCCGAAGACGAAGAGCTCGGCGCTGTTCGGCTCCCAGAAGCCCATGTGCCGACGCAGGGTGGGCGCCGCCGGGCTGGCGCCGTCGGGCGTGCTCTGGAGGAACTGCGTGCCGTTCCAGATCTGCACGTCGCCCAGCTCGATGGCGCCGTTGGTGCCGCCGTGGACGACGATCGAGGAGGTCGACGGATCCCAGGCCATCACCTGCCCCTCGCGGGGCAGGGGCAGGGTGCCGGCGGTCACCGGCGACCAGGTTCGCGTCGTGGGATCGAAGGTCCAGGGATCCCCCATCACGCCCAGCCCGTCGCGGCCCCCGAAGAGGAGGAAGTTCTCGCGCACGGGATCGTAGGTCATCCGCCCGAACGCCCGGGCGCGAGGCCAGGCCACGGCCTGGGTCGGCACCTGGTGGTACGCCTCCAGGACGGGATCCCACCACCACAGCTCGTTGCTGTAGCCGGAGGCGTCGAGCCCACCGTAGAGCAGCACCCGCTCCTCGACCGGATCCCAGGCCGCCGCGATCCCTTCGCGGCTGGAGGGGAGCTCCGGGGTGAGGGTCTGGAGCTGCCACTCCACGCTCCCCACCGCCGCCAGGGCGCTCCCCCCGGGGACCGCCAGCAGAGACACCACGAGTGCGAAGAGACCAGCCCGACCCATGAGGCGGATTTTATCACCGCCTCGGAGGCGGGAGCGAATCGAAGGACTCAGCCCCGCAGGACCAGGAGGCGCGGCTCGGTCATGGCCTCGATGGCGTAGCGCAGCCCCTCGCGGCCGAGCCCCGAGCCCTTCACGCCCCCGTAGGGCATCGGATCGATCCGGTAGGTGGGCACATCGTCGTGGATCACCGCCCCGACCTCCAGCTTCCGGTGGGCCTCCATCACCCTGCCGACGTCGCGGGTGAAGACGCCGGCCTGCAGTCCGAAGGGGGAGTCGTCCACCCGGGCGAGGGCCTCCTCCCAGTCCTCGTAGCGGTGGACCACCACCACCGGGCCGAAGACCTCCTCGCAGGAGAGGCGCGCCGAGGGGTCGACCCCGGTGAAGACCATCGGCGTGATCACCCTCCCCTCGCGCTCGCCTCCGCAGTGCCGCACGGCGCCGGCCGCCTCGGCGTCCCTCACCCACTCGAGGATCCGGTCGGCGTCGCGGTCGGCGCGCAGCGGACCCACCACGACCTCGGGGTCGGAGGGGTCGCCGCACTTCAGCGCCTTCGTGCGTTCGACCAGCGCCTCGAGGAAGCGGTCGTGGACGGCGGCGTGGACGTAGATCCGCTGCACCGAGATGCAGACCTGGCCGGCGTGGGCGAAGGCGCCGAAGGCGCAGCGCTCGACGGCCTGCTCGAGGTCGGCGTCCTCGTGGACGATGACCGCGGCGTTGCCGCCGAGCTCCAGCAGCGCGGGCTTCTTCCCCGCCAGCCCCTTGAGCATCCAGCCCACCGTGGCGCTGCCGGTGAAGGAGAGCAGCCGCACCCGCTCGTCGGCGGTCAGCGGCGCCGCGTCCTTCACCTCGCAGGGGAGCACCGCCAGCGCGCCCGGCAGCACGCCGACCTCGGCGTAGATCTCGGCGAGGAGCCCCGCGCACAAGGGGGTCTCGTCGGCGGGCTTGAGCAGCACCGGGCAGCCGGCGGCGAGCGCCGGCGCGAGCTTGTGGGCGACGAGGTTGAGGGGGAAGTTGAAGGGGGTGATGGCCGTGACCGGCCCCACCGGGAAGCGGCGCACGATCCCCAGGCGGCCCTCGCCGGTGGGCACTGCGTCGAAGGGGAGGACCTCGCCGCCGATGCGGCGGGCCTCCTCGGCGGCGAAGGAGAAGGTGGTGAGGCAGCGGGCCACCTCGCCCTCGGCGAAGCGGCGGGGCTTGCCACCCTCGGCGACGATCAGCTCGACGAAGCGCTCGCGCCGCGCGGCGATCCCCTGGCGGATCCCGTCGAGCCAGGCCGCCCGCTGGTGGGCCGGGGTCTCGCGCAGGGCCGGCGCCGCCGCCGCCGCCGAGGCGAGCGCCGCCTCGATCTGCTCGGGGCCGGCGAGGTGGACGCTGCCCACCTCGGAGCCGTCGAAGGGGCGGAGGACGCTCCGGCGGCCCACGCCCTCGTGGAAGGCGCCGGAGTGGAAGAGCTTCATCTCGATCGCGCTCATGCCCGCGTCTTATTCCCCCCTCCGGGGAGCGACAAGGCGTGAACCAACGGGAAAGGGGCCCCCCGGACGAACCGGAAGACCCCTTTTCCTCTACTGCCTGACCGGGCGCTTACTTGGCCTTGGCCTTGTAGGTGCCGGTGGCCTCCTTGAAGGCCTTCGAGGCGCGGAAGGCGATCTTCTTGGAAGCCTTGATGCGGATCTTCTCACCGGTCTGGGGGTTGCGGCCCCAGCGCGCCGGACGAGCACGGACGGTGAAGATGCCGAGGCCCGGCACGTTCACCTTGTCCTTCTTGGAGTTCTTCGCGATGTAGGCGATGAGGTCGTCGAGGAGCGCGATGGCGTCCTTCTTGTTCACGGTCTCGATGCGCTTCTGCACGAGCGCGGCCCACTCCTTCTTGAACTGACCCTGAGTCATCTTTCACTTTCCCCGCTGATTGCGTTGAGGATGTGTATTTCAACTACCTTCCCGATCACTCACCAAGACCGATCGGGCGGCTGTTTTAGATCACAGCCGGATCAGCGCCACAAGTGCTTTCGGATACTTTTTTTGCGGGCCATATCGATCGACCGGACGGAAGACCTTGAACCCGGCGATCGAGAGTGGTAGGCGCCCGCGCCCCATCTCTCTGAGCCCTGGATCGAGCGACCGAGAGCGCGGTCGATCAGCCTTCCCCCTCGCCGGATCGATGATGGGCGAGCAGCGCCCGCGCGCTGCGTCGGAGCCCCTCCCGGCCCGCGCGGCGGAGCGCGCTCCCCTCGCTCGCCGAGGCGTATCCGGCCTCGTCGAGGTCCCGCCACGCCTCGAGTGATCGCCCCATGATCGCCGCGCGCGGCGCGAAGTCCTCGACGCTCGAGCGCGTCGCGTGTTTCTCGTTCCAGGGGCAGACGTCCTGGCAGGCGTCGCAGCCGAAGAGCCACTCGCCGGGCGCCTCGGCGAGCCACGCGGGCCAGGGCTCGCGGTGCTCGATCGTGTGGAAGGAGAGGCAGCGGCGCGCGTCGATCACCCCCGGCGCGACGATGGCCGCGGTGGGGCAGGCGGGGAGGCAGTCCTCGCACCGGCCGCAGCGCTCGGGGTGCGGCGCGTCCGGCGGCAGCTCGAGGTCGGTGACGAGGGTGGCGAGGAAGACCCAGGAGCCGAAGGCGGTCGTGATGAGGTTGCCGTGCTTGCCGATCCAGCCGATCCCGGCGCGCTCGGCCCAGACCTTCTCGGCGATGGGCACCGCGTCGACCCCTCCCCAGAGCGCGATCCCCGGCACCGCCTCCGCGAGCGCCCGTCGCAGCCGCCGCAGGCGCCCTCCGAGCACCTTGTGGTAGTCGCGCCCCCAGGCGTAGCGGGAGATCCGGCCTCCGCCCGGCAGCTCGGTGGAGCCCGGCTGGTGGTAGTTCACCGCCAGCGCGATCACGCTGCGCGCCCCGGGCAGGAGCAGGCGCGGATCACAGCGCACGGCCTCGCTGCGAGCGAGCCAGTCCATGCTCGCGTGGTGGCCCGCGGCCAGCCACGCCCGCAGGGGCGCGGGATCCAGGGCCTCGGCCCGGGCGAAGCCGACGAGATCGAAGCCGGCCTCGTGGCAGAGCGCCCGGATCCGCTCCCGATCAGCCATCCGCCCTGGGCGTCTCACCCTCCGACGGAGCCTCGGGCTTGGCCTCGGCAGCAGGAGCTTCAGCGGCCTTGGGTGCCGGCTTGGCCTTCGGCTCGGGCTTCGCCTTCGGCGGGGGCGGCGGCGGCGCCTCCTCGTGCGGCTCGAGGACGTAGTCGTCGATCTCTCCCGACGCCTTCATCAGCTCCAGCGCCCGCCGCAGCGCGGCCTCGGGATCCTTCGCGTTGATCTTGTAGCGGTGGAGGGCCGCCTTGCGGACACCGAGGTTCACGGTGGCCGTGGGGACCTCCTCCTGCGACAGGACGGCGACGCCGTAGTTCTTCGGGATGATGAGGTCGCAGCGGACCTCGTGCTCCTTGCCCTGGATGATCGCCTTGGCCATGAGCCTCTTGCCTTCTCTAAGGTGGGGGGGGTGCCGGCAGGCGGCCGACGAGCGGTCGCACGATAGCACGGCCGTTTTGATTCGCACTCCCCGTGCGCATAACCTTGCGGCGAAGTGAGCGAGGCCTCCAGAGCGTCGGCGAGGGTGAGCCGGGCGAGCGACGTCGCCGGGGCGGCGGGGCTCGTCCTCGGCCTCCTCCTGGCGGCGGCCCCCGCCCGCGCGCAGTCCTCCGATCCGGTGGCCGAGCTCCAGGCCTGCTTCGACGATCTGCGGGTCCCGCAGATCCTCGACGGCCGCCCGGTGGAGTCGCCGACCGTGGGCCCCTACTACGGGCTGCGCCTCATGGGCATGGGCGGCGCCTTCACCGCGGTGGCCGAGGGCATCGAGGCGGTGCCCTACACCCTCACCGCGCTCGCCAACCGGCGGCCCCACCAGGGAGGGTGGTTCGACTGGGACGCCACCCTCACCTGGCTGGTGCCCACGAACCTGCAGGACGTCGACTACAACGGCTGCCCCACCCGCGGCAGCGTCCGCCTCGTCGCGGCCGGCGGGCTGCTGCGCTTCGGCCGCGTCGGCGCCGGGGTCTTCATCGATCAGGTGGCCTTCCCCTCCCTCGGGGACCGCGCCCTCTCCCTGACGGTGCTGCGCTCCACCGCCGGCGTCGCCTGGGCCCTTCCCGGTGACGCCTGGGTGGTGGGCGTCGGCCTGCACACCCTCGCCTACGACCTGACGACCGCGACCCGCGGCCTGGGCGCCCTGGCGCTCGGCGCCGGCGCGAACGTGCTCTGGCGGCCGACCGGCCGCCGCTGGCGGCTGGGCCTCTCCATGCGCCTGCCCCAGGCGGCGCGGGTCGTCCCCGACAGCGGCACCCTGACCGCCGACCTGCCCGAGGCGGTGGTGGAGCCCTGGCAGTTCACCCTGGGGGGCGCCTGGTGGATCGGTGAGGGAGCGCTCAACCAGCGCATGGCCGTCACCGAGAACGACGAGGGCAGCCCGCCGGCGATCGACGGCATGCTCCTGACCGGCGACCTGATGCTGGTGCTCCCCCGCAAGGTGAACGGGCGCGACGCCGCGGGCCTCGAGGCCTTCTTCGAGGGGCGCACTCAGGTGGTGAACCCGCGGCCGACCGTCGGCCTGCGGGTGGGCACCGAGACCGAGCCCATCGCGGACCGGGTGCGGATGCGCGGCGGCCTGTGGCTGGAGCCCTCCCGCTTCGAGGGCATCACCCCGCGCCTGCACGTCACCGGGGGGATCGACGTGCGGATCTTCGAGCTCTACGGCTACGACATCCGGGGCAGCCTGGCGGGGGACGCCGCGCCCGGCTATGGCGCCGCCTCACTCTCCGTGGGCTTCTGGTAGCCGCAGCGAGGGCCGGGGGTTCGTCGGAGCCGGCCGCTTCCGGGCCTTCTCGAGCAGCTCCCGGTAGGTCTTCTGGCAGGGCCCCTTCTGCCGGGCGAGGAGCGCGTAGAGCGGCTCGAGGTAGGGCTCCTCCACCAGGTGGCAGAAGGGGCGCTTCGGCTCGGCCTGGTGGTGACGCCGCTGGATGGCGAGGAGGACCTTGGCGAGCTGGCGCAGGGCCGCGGGCTCGGGCTCACCCGAGAGCTGGATCAGGTCGATGGTCTGCCCGGGGGCGCCCACCCCGGTGGGCAGCTCGGTGTCGGCCACGGTGGGAGGCAGCTTGCGGGGGGGCGGGATCCGCACCCGCACCTCGCGCGTGGAGGGCGGCGCGCCGGCCTTCACCTCCAGGGAGATCGCCGGCCGCCCCGCCCCGGCGGCGGCCTCGCTGAAGTCCGCCAACCCCGCCAGCCGCACCCCCGACTCGATGTCGTGGCCCGCCAGCCAGTGCCAGGCCAGGAGCTCCACGTCGGCGAGCTTCGGCAGCGGCCCCTCGAAGGGGCTCGCGCCGTAGCCCGGATCGGGCACCCTCACCGGATCGGGCAGCTCGCCCCCCTTCGAGGCCGCCCGCGCCCAGGAGAGGGTCCCCCCGTCGACCTCGAGGCGCAGGACCTCCAGGGGGGCCTTGCCCTCCTGAGGGCGGGCCAGGGAGCGAGCCAGGGTGGGGTCCACCCCCGAGGGGGTGGAGTCGAGCAGCAGGTGCCAGCCGCCCTCCTTCGCCGGCGCGATCAGCAGCAGCTCCCGCCGGGCCCGCCCCTCGGTGGCGCCGGCCCCCTGCGCCTCGAGGTGCGCCAGGACCCGCGCGCCGATCTCGGCGCCCGGCGCGCCGCGGACGTAGACCTGGCCCACCCTCACCGCTGCGCTCGCGCAAAGGGGCATACCACCCACCAACAGTGCAATTATTGCGCATCTCATCTTCCTGAAACCCCTTGTCTGCGTCGAGACGTGCGGCCTCCTCGCGCATTCAGTGCACTTAGGCGACTCCTGCGCGGGGTATGGATCTTGCTCGACATACGGCGTACACGGCACCACACTTTGTAGCCCCGGGGCAGCGCCTCCGGACCCACGATGAAACGTCGCCGCGAGGGCGGCAGGAGCAACTTCGATGTCCAGGAAGCTCATCAAGATCGTCGCCAGCGTTGTCGTGGTCGGTGGAGGGCTGGGGGCTCTGGTCTACCAGAGCCTGGGGGACAACCTGGAGTACGACAAGCAGGTCGACGAGGTCATGGTCGATCCGGGCGCCTGGCAAGGCAAGCGCCTGAAGCTCGGGGGCCACGTCACCAAGGGCTCCATCTTCAACAAGCAGGGCACCCTCGACTACCTCTTCACGGTCGAGAAGAACGGCAAGAGCCTCCAGGTGCACTACGCGGGCATCGTGCCCGACACCTTCAAGGACGACGCCGAGGTGGTCGTCGCCGGAAAGCTCACCGAGAAGGGGACCTTCGAGGCCCACGAGGTCGTCGCCAAGTGCCCCTCCAAGTACGAGGCCGCTGACAAGTCCGGCCTCACCCACCCCGACGGCGCCGAGGAGGCGACCACGGACTCCTGATTCCTCACCCTGCGCGCAGGGTGAGCAGCAGCTGACACCGCGACCTCCCGGCAGCCTCTCCTGAAGAGAGGGCGACGGGAACGCCCACCCGCTCCACCCGACAGGGAGCCTCTACAGATGCACGAACTCGGTTACCTCACCCTGATGGTCGCGCTGGTGGTCTCGGTCTTCTCGGGCGCCGCCAGCGTCGTCGGCTATCGCCGCCGCATGCCGCGGCTCGAGCAGGCCGGCTACGTCGCCGCCTTCGCGACCACGGCCCTGGTCACGGTCTCGGCCTTCGCGATGATCTACCTCTTCACGGCCCAGGACTTCAGCGTCAAGTACGTCCAGCACTACAGCGACCGGACGATGCCCCTGGCCTACGTGATCAGCGCCTTCTGGGGTGGGCAGGACGGCAGCCTCCTCTTCTGGGCCTGGCTGCTCTCCCTCTACTCGGCGGCCGCCCTCTGGTGGAACCGCAAGCAGACCCGGCTGGTGCCCTACGCCACCGCCGTGCTGATGAGCAACGTGGCCTTCTTCATGTTGCTCCTGCTCTTCCCGGCCAACCCCTTCGAGACCTTCATCGGCTCGGCGCCCAGCGACGGCCAGGGGATGAACCCCCTGCTGCAGAACCCCTACATGGCCATCCACCCGCCGATGCTCTACCTG contains:
- a CDS encoding cytochrome c maturation protein CcmE, with the translated sequence MSRKLIKIVASVVVVGGGLGALVYQSLGDNLEYDKQVDEVMVDPGAWQGKRLKLGGHVTKGSIFNKQGTLDYLFTVEKNGKSLQVHYAGIVPDTFKDDAEVVVAGKLTEKGTFEAHEVVAKCPSKYEAADKSGLTHPDGAEEATTDS
- the queG gene encoding tRNA epoxyqueuosine(34) reductase QueG, which encodes MADRERIRALCHEAGFDLVGFARAEALDPAPLRAWLAAGHHASMDWLARSEAVRCDPRLLLPGARSVIALAVNYHQPGSTELPGGGRISRYAWGRDYHKVLGGRLRRLRRALAEAVPGIALWGGVDAVPIAEKVWAERAGIGWIGKHGNLITTAFGSWVFLATLVTDLELPPDAPHPERCGRCEDCLPACPTAAIVAPGVIDARRCLSFHTIEHREPWPAWLAEAPGEWLFGCDACQDVCPWNEKHATRSSVEDFAPRAAIMGRSLEAWRDLDEAGYASASEGSALRRAGREGLRRSARALLAHHRSGEGEG
- a CDS encoding kelch repeat-containing protein — encoded protein: MGRAGLFALVVSLLAVPGGSALAAVGSVEWQLQTLTPELPSSREGIAAAWDPVEERVLLYGGLDASGYSNELWWWDPVLEAYHQVPTQAVAWPRARAFGRMTYDPVRENFLLFGGRDGLGVMGDPWTFDPTTRTWSPVTAGTLPLPREGQVMAWDPSTSSIVVHGGTNGAIELGDVQIWNGTQFLQSTPDGASPAAPTLRRHMGFWEPNSAELFVFGGEAGGAESAAMWAYSPTTRLWRQVTPATSPGARQDAVMAVDATGAWLYGGEVGGGLLDDLWYWEFSVGDWVLASGAVAPLPAARAAAGAALDPVVGSLMVFGGVTAAGRSSEILDWSLGGTIGYALPTPGPLGPLARTEAAMAYDATNDRFLLFGGDTQGGFPLARTWLLDATTWAWSDRPLRASAPPARRRASISTVGSDGTIVLHGGADAAGALLADTWRWSPATMTWTEIAIGTGPTARSGAAMAYERQSGRLILHGGLGAAGPLADTWEGDAAAGTWTPLSPGASPPAREGASMASLPTAGVLLHGGRDATQDLAETWRYDPGAGTWVGASPTLEPPGVFDGGMALDEWSYVPVHFGGATTFPTLTVRGPTHVFEAADWSLFSPSTPPPARAGHAMAAAPSRGGILIFGGHDGSTGLDDLWWGTIPSPDPVQLGTPALAPPVVVCPPTSATYDVQIEDADGRKILDPAKDSAGITATLLNLPASTQLIGSTLSGGTPLPAIAQVGTLVNGTVRFTLSASAPGSGELLVVPDPAGWPNLSVPVDLAAGAPSTAASTFFSSHPTVVTGLDVATLTFSPRDTCANLLGSGQTVTFTSVIGTIGSVTDNGDGSYETTLTTQGADCSSSSTRLEALVDGSVVSTLNVALACNVADVDPASPVTSPLSGRACASQGIFAEVTIVPQDNAGNALPPGRTIIVQENPPFLIAGQVREGVNPSGEPIYRIEVGSNRCSPTPVSVRLTVDGVLLSTIPQIRFVCEDVDPATIGLVAPSVAVPADGASPALLEVVALDECGNPAHSRPVSLESADPEVTIAFAPALVVSQDVVGDPADATAAFEARSALPGTFDVRATVDGRSAILRNALTFLESGGLALVHQSTTRRGVAGQVVSLRLELTNTYAGPLDAVIFEPRTAGLRVLSATEVIDRGDGTFEVGGMPVGSTVTVELEAVLQPGRAVASSEVDVRFRLRDSGLAGLAHSPKVQIEVLSSSTGGWECGTSGEAGAPALAALLALLGLSLIGRRRR
- a CDS encoding aldehyde dehydrogenase family protein, with translation MSAIEMKLFHSGAFHEGVGRRSVLRPFDGSEVGSVHLAGPEQIEAALASAAAAAPALRETPAHQRAAWLDGIRQGIAARRERFVELIVAEGGKPRRFAEGEVARCLTTFSFAAEEARRIGGEVLPFDAVPTGEGRLGIVRRFPVGPVTAITPFNFPLNLVAHKLAPALAAGCPVLLKPADETPLCAGLLAEIYAEVGVLPGALAVLPCEVKDAAPLTADERVRLLSFTGSATVGWMLKGLAGKKPALLELGGNAAVIVHEDADLEQAVERCAFGAFAHAGQVCISVQRIYVHAAVHDRFLEALVERTKALKCGDPSDPEVVVGPLRADRDADRILEWVRDAEAAGAVRHCGGEREGRVITPMVFTGVDPSARLSCEEVFGPVVVVHRYEDWEEALARVDDSPFGLQAGVFTRDVGRVMEAHRKLEVGAVIHDDVPTYRIDPMPYGGVKGSGLGREGLRYAIEAMTEPRLLVLRG
- a CDS encoding HU family DNA-binding protein gives rise to the protein MTQGQFKKEWAALVQKRIETVNKKDAIALLDDLIAYIAKNSKKDKVNVPGLGIFTVRARPARWGRNPQTGEKIRIKASKKIAFRASKAFKEATGTYKAKAK